From a region of the Lactuca sativa cultivar Salinas chromosome 4, Lsat_Salinas_v11, whole genome shotgun sequence genome:
- the LOC111906798 gene encoding uncharacterized protein LOC111906798: protein MGVSFSQSQTPTPDLQTSYPIFLYIFPPSDPKKKPKVHFLKLTLYTFTINFHQSNLSFSIPNLTMYKSPTVFHCFITIIIIINSFVLLSRGVSATKHEDIGIYELNNGHFSVKLTNWGATIVSVFLPDKNGKVEDVVLGYDNIDTYKNDSTYFGAIVGRVANRIGGAKFTLNGTSYKLHANEKGNILHGGTPGFSDVVWKVKKYEKDCESPCITFTYHSFDGEQGFPGDLKVMVTYSLVGNYKLRVKMEAKSLNKATPVNLAQHTYWNLGGHNSGDVLSQKIKIFGSHITPTDDELIPTGKIVSVKGTPYDFLKPYTIKSKIGELPDGYDINYVLDGEKGKKMKVVAVVWDDKSGRSMKLTTDAPGVQFYTGNYVKDVKGKGGCVYEAHAGLCLETQGFPDAVNHRNFPSQIVNPGEIYKHNMLFSFSIKDRKDLGSI, encoded by the exons ATGGGCGTGAGTTTCTCACAGTCCCAAACTCCCACTCCAGATCTTCAAACTAGTTATCCTATATTTCTATATATATTCCCACCATCAGACCCCAAAAAGAAACCCAAAGTCCATTTCTTGAAATTAACTCTTTACACTTTCACCATTAATTTCCATCAATCTAATTTATCCTTTTCTATACCCAATTTAACGATGTACAAATCCCCAACTGTTTTCCACTGTTTCATCaccattatcatcatcatcaacagttTTGTGTTGTTATCAAGAGGTGTGAGTGCCACAAAACATGAAGATATAGGGATTTATGAGCTCAACAATGGCCATTTTTCTGTCAAATTAACCAATTGGGGAGCAACCATTGTCTCTGTTTTTCTTCCTGACAAAAATG GGAAAGTCGAAGATGTGGTTCTTGGATATGACAATATCGATACATACAAG AATGATTCAACCTACTTTGGAGCTATTGTTGGACGTGTTGCTAATCGAATAGGAGGAGCTAAGTTCACGTTAAATGGGACTTCTTATAAGTTACATGCTAATGAGAAGGGAAACATTCTTCATG GTGGCACTCCCGGGTTTAGCGACGTTGTTTGGAAGgtcaaaaaatatgaaaaagattgtGAATCGCCTTGTATTACCTTCACATACCACAGTTTTGATGGCGAACAAG GGTTCCCCGGAGATCTCAAAGTAATGGTGACCTATTCACTCGTCGGCAACTACAAACTCCGCGTAAAAATGGAAGCAAAATCCCTAAACAAAGCAACGCCGGTGAATTTAGCACAACACACATACTGGAATCTCGGAGGCCACAACAGCGGCGATGTATTATCGCAAAAAATCAAAATCTTCGGGTCTCATATCACGCCGACAGACGACGAACTCATCCCCACCGGAAAAATTGTCTCTGTCAAAGGTACGCCCTACGATTTCCTCAAACCCTACACGATAAAAAGCAAAATCGGGGAACTTCCCGACGGCTATGACATCAATTACGTGCTGGACGGAGAAAAGGGGAAGAAGATGAAAGTCGTCGCCGTCGTGTGGGATGATAAGTCTGGTAGGTCGATGAAATTGACAACGGATGCGCCGGGGGTGCAGTTTTATACCGGGAATTATGTAAAAGATGTGAAGGGAAAAGGGGGGTGTGTGTATGAAGCGCATGCCGGATTGTGTTTGGAGACACAAGGATTTCCAGATGCTGTTAACCACCGGAATTTTCCGTCGCAGATTGTGAATCCCGGTGAGATTTATAAGCATAATATGTTGTTTTCATTCTCGATCAAGGATAGGAAAGATTTGGGATCGATATAA
- the LOC111906796 gene encoding protein IQ-DOMAIN 31 isoform X3 — MGKSPGKWMKTVLFGKKSSKSTLSKDASLDKKTSITLNTQSNDLAADSTIISTPVCYVSNINGEESELEKNSSSSGNLINAANDDELIRLEQAATKAQAAFRGYLARRAFWALKGIIRLQAVIRGHLVRRQAVATLHCMRAIVEFQAVVRGQIVRLSGSFPQILQKQTPEEHLDLQKEEVDLLQTSLKSEKLSTNAFAVKLVTSLKTKMPLNIQYDPTEPNSVTNWLSRWSTTHFWDPLPPLKKRKPIKSQSKKSKTPENNPLNSSQNKINLELNGKENEKTRRRKSLPVKQHHHVPSYMAATESAKAKLRAQAAAKVAEDGGENGFVNVRRHSLPSTTTITAGKLGLQSPRVQKPLQVNVKGGGKNNKPQITPGGDGWKR; from the exons ATGGGGAAATCTCCTGGAAAGTGGATGAAGACTGTTCTTTTTGGGAAGAAGTCATCAAAATCTACTCTCTCAAAA GATGCTAGTTTAGACAAAAAGACCTCCATTACCCTCAACACACAATCAAATGATCTTGCTGCTGATTCTACTATCATATCAACACCAGTGTGCTACGTCAGCAACAtaaatggagaagaatcagagttAGAGAAGAACTCCAGTTCCAGTGGCAACTTAATAAATGCTGCAAATGATGATGAGTTAATCAGACTAGAACAGGCTGCTACTAAGGCACAAGCAGCTTTCAGGGGATACTTG GCTCGAAGGGCATTTTGGGCACTTAAAGGCATTATAAGGCTCCAAGCAGTTATCCGTGGACACTTGGTGAGGAGACAAGCTGTTGCAACTTTACATTGTATGCGTGCAATTGTTGAGTTTCAGGCAGTTGTTCGTGGTCAAATAGTCAGACTTTCCGGAAGCTTTCCTCAAATTCTTCAAAAACAAACTCCAGAAGAACATTTGGATTTG CAGAAGGAAGAGGTTGACTTGCTTCAAACATCCCTCAAATCAGAGAAGCTGTCAACAAATGCATTCGCTGTTAAG CTTGTtacttcattaaagaccaaaatgcccctgAACATCCAATACGATCCAACCGAACCGAATTCAGTCACCAACTGGCTTTCCCGTTGGTCAACTACCCACTTCTGGGACCCACTTCCACCACTGAAAAAAAGAAAACCGATTAAATCAcaatcaaaaaaatcaaaaaccccCGAAAACAATCCATTAAATTCCTCACAAAACAAAATAAATCTGGAGTTAAATGGGAAGGAAAATGAGAAAACAAGGAGAAGAAAGTCTTTACCAGTAAAACAACATCATCATGTACCGAGTTACATGGCGGCAACCGAGTCAGCAAAGGCTAAGCTGAGAGCTCAGGCGGCGGCAAAGGTGGCGGAAGATGGCGGTGAAAATGGTTTTGTCAATGTCCGGCGGCATTCTCttccctccaccaccaccatcaccgccGGAAAACTTGGTTTGCAGTCGCCTCGTGTTCAGAAGCCTTTACAAGTTAATGTTAAAGGAGGGGGGAAAAATAATAAACCCCAAATTACCCCTGGTGGAGATG GGTGGAAGAGATGA
- the LOC111906796 gene encoding protein IQ-DOMAIN 31 isoform X2, with protein sequence MGKSPGKWMKTVLFGKKSSKSTLSKDASLDKKTSITLNTQSNDLAADSTIISTPVCYVSNINGEESELEKNSSSSGNLINAANDDELIRLEQAATKAQAAFRGYLARRAFWALKGIIRLQAVIRGHLVRRQAVATLHCMRAIVEFQAVVRGQIVRLSGSFPQILQKQTPEEHLDLKEEVDLLQTSLKSEKLSTNAFAVKLVTSLKTKMPLNIQYDPTEPNSVTNWLSRWSTTHFWDPLPPLKKRKPIKSQSKKSKTPENNPLNSSQNKINLELNGKENEKTRRRKSLPVKQHHHVPSYMAATESAKAKLRAQAAAKVAEDGGENGFVNVRRHSLPSTTTITAGKLGLQSPRVQKPLQVNVKGGGKNNKPQITPGGDAGWKR encoded by the exons ATGGGGAAATCTCCTGGAAAGTGGATGAAGACTGTTCTTTTTGGGAAGAAGTCATCAAAATCTACTCTCTCAAAA GATGCTAGTTTAGACAAAAAGACCTCCATTACCCTCAACACACAATCAAATGATCTTGCTGCTGATTCTACTATCATATCAACACCAGTGTGCTACGTCAGCAACAtaaatggagaagaatcagagttAGAGAAGAACTCCAGTTCCAGTGGCAACTTAATAAATGCTGCAAATGATGATGAGTTAATCAGACTAGAACAGGCTGCTACTAAGGCACAAGCAGCTTTCAGGGGATACTTG GCTCGAAGGGCATTTTGGGCACTTAAAGGCATTATAAGGCTCCAAGCAGTTATCCGTGGACACTTGGTGAGGAGACAAGCTGTTGCAACTTTACATTGTATGCGTGCAATTGTTGAGTTTCAGGCAGTTGTTCGTGGTCAAATAGTCAGACTTTCCGGAAGCTTTCCTCAAATTCTTCAAAAACAAACTCCAGAAGAACATTTGGATTTG AAGGAAGAGGTTGACTTGCTTCAAACATCCCTCAAATCAGAGAAGCTGTCAACAAATGCATTCGCTGTTAAG CTTGTtacttcattaaagaccaaaatgcccctgAACATCCAATACGATCCAACCGAACCGAATTCAGTCACCAACTGGCTTTCCCGTTGGTCAACTACCCACTTCTGGGACCCACTTCCACCACTGAAAAAAAGAAAACCGATTAAATCAcaatcaaaaaaatcaaaaaccccCGAAAACAATCCATTAAATTCCTCACAAAACAAAATAAATCTGGAGTTAAATGGGAAGGAAAATGAGAAAACAAGGAGAAGAAAGTCTTTACCAGTAAAACAACATCATCATGTACCGAGTTACATGGCGGCAACCGAGTCAGCAAAGGCTAAGCTGAGAGCTCAGGCGGCGGCAAAGGTGGCGGAAGATGGCGGTGAAAATGGTTTTGTCAATGTCCGGCGGCATTCTCttccctccaccaccaccatcaccgccGGAAAACTTGGTTTGCAGTCGCCTCGTGTTCAGAAGCCTTTACAAGTTAATGTTAAAGGAGGGGGGAAAAATAATAAACCCCAAATTACCCCTGGTGGAGATG cAGGGTGGAAGAGATGA
- the LOC111906796 gene encoding protein IQ-DOMAIN 31 isoform X1 produces the protein MGKSPGKWMKTVLFGKKSSKSTLSKDASLDKKTSITLNTQSNDLAADSTIISTPVCYVSNINGEESELEKNSSSSGNLINAANDDELIRLEQAATKAQAAFRGYLARRAFWALKGIIRLQAVIRGHLVRRQAVATLHCMRAIVEFQAVVRGQIVRLSGSFPQILQKQTPEEHLDLQKEEVDLLQTSLKSEKLSTNAFAVKLVTSLKTKMPLNIQYDPTEPNSVTNWLSRWSTTHFWDPLPPLKKRKPIKSQSKKSKTPENNPLNSSQNKINLELNGKENEKTRRRKSLPVKQHHHVPSYMAATESAKAKLRAQAAAKVAEDGGENGFVNVRRHSLPSTTTITAGKLGLQSPRVQKPLQVNVKGGGKNNKPQITPGGDAGWKR, from the exons ATGGGGAAATCTCCTGGAAAGTGGATGAAGACTGTTCTTTTTGGGAAGAAGTCATCAAAATCTACTCTCTCAAAA GATGCTAGTTTAGACAAAAAGACCTCCATTACCCTCAACACACAATCAAATGATCTTGCTGCTGATTCTACTATCATATCAACACCAGTGTGCTACGTCAGCAACAtaaatggagaagaatcagagttAGAGAAGAACTCCAGTTCCAGTGGCAACTTAATAAATGCTGCAAATGATGATGAGTTAATCAGACTAGAACAGGCTGCTACTAAGGCACAAGCAGCTTTCAGGGGATACTTG GCTCGAAGGGCATTTTGGGCACTTAAAGGCATTATAAGGCTCCAAGCAGTTATCCGTGGACACTTGGTGAGGAGACAAGCTGTTGCAACTTTACATTGTATGCGTGCAATTGTTGAGTTTCAGGCAGTTGTTCGTGGTCAAATAGTCAGACTTTCCGGAAGCTTTCCTCAAATTCTTCAAAAACAAACTCCAGAAGAACATTTGGATTTG CAGAAGGAAGAGGTTGACTTGCTTCAAACATCCCTCAAATCAGAGAAGCTGTCAACAAATGCATTCGCTGTTAAG CTTGTtacttcattaaagaccaaaatgcccctgAACATCCAATACGATCCAACCGAACCGAATTCAGTCACCAACTGGCTTTCCCGTTGGTCAACTACCCACTTCTGGGACCCACTTCCACCACTGAAAAAAAGAAAACCGATTAAATCAcaatcaaaaaaatcaaaaaccccCGAAAACAATCCATTAAATTCCTCACAAAACAAAATAAATCTGGAGTTAAATGGGAAGGAAAATGAGAAAACAAGGAGAAGAAAGTCTTTACCAGTAAAACAACATCATCATGTACCGAGTTACATGGCGGCAACCGAGTCAGCAAAGGCTAAGCTGAGAGCTCAGGCGGCGGCAAAGGTGGCGGAAGATGGCGGTGAAAATGGTTTTGTCAATGTCCGGCGGCATTCTCttccctccaccaccaccatcaccgccGGAAAACTTGGTTTGCAGTCGCCTCGTGTTCAGAAGCCTTTACAAGTTAATGTTAAAGGAGGGGGGAAAAATAATAAACCCCAAATTACCCCTGGTGGAGATG cAGGGTGGAAGAGATGA